From Strix uralensis isolate ZFMK-TIS-50842 chromosome 1, bStrUra1, whole genome shotgun sequence, a single genomic window includes:
- the MSANTD3 gene encoding myb/SANT-like DNA-binding domain-containing protein 3 isoform X1 translates to MQNEIIKPAKYFSEVEKSVLLALVEKYKYVLECKKSDARTIALKQRTWQALAHEYNSQPSVSLRDFKQLKKCWENIKARTKKIMAHERREKVKRSISPLINAHIIGKEKIASIMPEQMYFLQSPPEEDSEYQPDASSQESFVVSNRELCDEEKELVHFPVCEGTSQPEPSCSDVRIAADKNYRSKASQESALKKMHEEEHHQQMSILQLQLIQMNEVHVAKIQQIERECEMAEEEHRIKMEVLNKKKMYWERKLQTITKEWPVSSFNRPFPNSP, encoded by the exons ATGCAAAACGAAATAATAAAGCCTGCTAAATACTTCTCAGAAGTGGAGAAGAGTGTGCTGCTTGCATTAGTTGAAAAATACAAATACGTGCTTGAATGTAAAAAAAGTGATGCAAGAACTATTGCTCTGAAACAACGTACCTGGCAAGCACTAGCTCATGAATATAATTCACAGCCCAGTGTATCACTGCGAGACttcaaacagttaaaaaaatgctGGGAAAATATCAAGGCACGGACAAAAAAGATAATGGCACATGAAAGGCGGGAGAAGGTAAAAAGAAGTATTAGTCCACTTATAAATGCTCACATCATAGGGAAAGAGAAGATTGCCAGCATAATGCCTGAGCAAATGTACTTTTTGCAGAGCCCACCAGAAGAAGATTCTGAATATCAGCCTGATGCTTCTAGTCAAG AGTCATTTGTTGTCTCAAATAGAGAACTTTGTGATGAAGAGAAAGAACTGGTACATTTCCCAGTATGTGAAGGTACCTCCCAACCTGAGCCTTCGTGTTCTGATGTCAGAATAGCAGCAGATAAGAACTACAGAAGTAAAGCATCTCAGGAAAGTGCTCTGAAAAAGATGCATGAGGAAGAACATCATCAGCAAATGTCAATTTTGCAACTGCAGTTAATCCAAATGAATGAAGTTCATGTGGCAAAAATACAGCAAATAGAAAGAGAATGTGAGATGgctgaagaagaacacaggataAAAATGGAAGtcctaaataaaaagaaaatgtattggGAGAGAAAACTGCAGACCATCACAAAAGAATGGCCTGTATCATCCTTTAACAGACCCTTTCCTAATTCACCGTAG
- the MSANTD3 gene encoding myb/SANT-like DNA-binding domain-containing protein 3 isoform X2, whose product MQNEIIKPAKYFSEVEKSVLLALVEKYKYVLECKKSDARTIALKQRTWQALAHEYNSQPSVSLRDFKQLKKCWENIKARTKKIMAHERREKSPPEEDSEYQPDASSQESFVVSNRELCDEEKELVHFPVCEGTSQPEPSCSDVRIAADKNYRSKASQESALKKMHEEEHHQQMSILQLQLIQMNEVHVAKIQQIERECEMAEEEHRIKMEVLNKKKMYWERKLQTITKEWPVSSFNRPFPNSP is encoded by the exons ATGCAAAACGAAATAATAAAGCCTGCTAAATACTTCTCAGAAGTGGAGAAGAGTGTGCTGCTTGCATTAGTTGAAAAATACAAATACGTGCTTGAATGTAAAAAAAGTGATGCAAGAACTATTGCTCTGAAACAACGTACCTGGCAAGCACTAGCTCATGAATATAATTCACAGCCCAGTGTATCACTGCGAGACttcaaacagttaaaaaaatgctGGGAAAATATCAAGGCACGGACAAAAAAGATAATGGCACATGAAAGGCGGGAGAAG AGCCCACCAGAAGAAGATTCTGAATATCAGCCTGATGCTTCTAGTCAAG AGTCATTTGTTGTCTCAAATAGAGAACTTTGTGATGAAGAGAAAGAACTGGTACATTTCCCAGTATGTGAAGGTACCTCCCAACCTGAGCCTTCGTGTTCTGATGTCAGAATAGCAGCAGATAAGAACTACAGAAGTAAAGCATCTCAGGAAAGTGCTCTGAAAAAGATGCATGAGGAAGAACATCATCAGCAAATGTCAATTTTGCAACTGCAGTTAATCCAAATGAATGAAGTTCATGTGGCAAAAATACAGCAAATAGAAAGAGAATGTGAGATGgctgaagaagaacacaggataAAAATGGAAGtcctaaataaaaagaaaatgtattggGAGAGAAAACTGCAGACCATCACAAAAGAATGGCCTGTATCATCCTTTAACAGACCCTTTCCTAATTCACCGTAG